The following are encoded in a window of Amphibacillus xylanus NBRC 15112 genomic DNA:
- a CDS encoding DUF2975 domain-containing protein, producing MRQVSTMFLKVIIIAMTIPVLFLGLYVLPKMAGGAFGFVTDGDSIGYAILGIVLVMYVTAVPFCLALYQTVKLLTYIEKDQAFSQVAVTALTKVKNYAKIISGLYVLTLPMLYIVAEWDDAPGVIVIGIVIIGASFSIAVFASVLQRLLQKAIDYKEENDLTV from the coding sequence ATGAGGCAAGTTTCAACGATGTTTTTGAAAGTCATTATTATTGCGATGACAATTCCAGTTTTATTTTTGGGCCTATATGTATTGCCGAAAATGGCAGGCGGTGCATTTGGTTTTGTCACAGACGGTGATTCAATCGGATATGCTATTCTTGGTATTGTACTTGTCATGTACGTGACTGCAGTTCCATTTTGTTTAGCTTTGTATCAAACGGTAAAATTATTGACTTATATTGAGAAGGATCAAGCATTTTCACAAGTGGCTGTCACAGCTTTAACCAAAGTAAAAAACTACGCCAAAATAATTAGTGGTTTATATGTTCTGACGCTACCGATGTTATACATCGTCGCAGAATGGGATGATGCACCTGGGGTTATTGTGATAGGCATTGTCATTATTGGTGCTTCGTTTTCTATTGCAGTCTTTGCTTCTGTTCTCCAAAGACTCCTACAAAAGGCGATTGATTATAAAGAAGAAAATGATTTAACGGTCTGA